One Aneurinibacillus migulanus genomic region harbors:
- a CDS encoding DUF4179 domain-containing protein — MENNLKSEMNNIPLPASLTEYSERGLEKAMQEQDKNRSVLHEGKKNKRKKAGLYIAGSAALVILSVFTLGFISPVMANILKDIPIVGSIFKADKNELNIDATAQKSLDKIYEEFPELKNYHMGLILKGTRKRVYGVEQWDITFTKEKKELNTTEDDASVEIEISTGEILNVHFQDKQLAPLPHDQAEQQAKDFLQRFIGNESKQYIVQRFEDNTLGTTGGTNVVFSKKMQPNETFKTISVRLGANVGVRTFARGRVEPGDLKGNQLNRQEIQSALNKLYKVYPEAKQLEVVRANRGKRDVGNLGKYESTQLWVQEKGKNDFFGSVEYDLSGNLLSLSKFETLPPTEKPLPENRAKEKAAVLVKDLYEKNWGDYAFSHVEMKTFKDEKGNKDSITRVYFKHLNIPKKELEIAFNGDGSIVSVTNFEKK; from the coding sequence ATGGAGAATAATTTGAAAAGCGAGATGAACAATATTCCGTTACCGGCATCGCTTACGGAATATAGCGAACGAGGGTTAGAAAAAGCAATGCAAGAACAGGATAAAAATCGCTCTGTTCTCCATGAAGGTAAAAAAAATAAACGAAAAAAGGCAGGACTCTATATTGCAGGTTCAGCTGCACTTGTCATCCTCAGCGTTTTTACATTAGGGTTTATTTCACCGGTAATGGCCAATATTTTGAAAGATATCCCAATTGTTGGCTCCATTTTCAAAGCGGATAAAAATGAACTAAACATCGATGCGACAGCACAAAAATCACTGGACAAAATATATGAAGAGTTTCCTGAACTAAAAAATTACCACATGGGACTGATACTGAAGGGAACCAGAAAGCGTGTGTATGGTGTTGAACAGTGGGATATTACCTTTACAAAAGAAAAAAAGGAACTGAATACTACAGAAGATGATGCTAGTGTTGAAATTGAGATTAGTACAGGGGAAATTTTAAATGTTCATTTTCAGGATAAACAATTGGCTCCACTGCCACATGATCAGGCAGAACAGCAGGCAAAAGACTTTTTACAGAGATTTATTGGGAACGAGAGTAAGCAATATATTGTTCAACGATTTGAGGATAATACTCTGGGGACGACTGGTGGAACGAATGTTGTTTTTAGTAAAAAAATGCAACCGAATGAAACCTTTAAAACGATCTCTGTGCGATTAGGTGCAAATGTAGGGGTACGCACTTTCGCACGTGGACGCGTTGAGCCAGGTGATTTAAAAGGTAATCAGTTAAATAGGCAAGAAATACAATCTGCTCTAAATAAGCTATATAAAGTATATCCGGAAGCAAAACAACTTGAAGTCGTTCGTGCCAATCGAGGGAAAAGGGATGTAGGCAATTTAGGGAAATATGAAAGCACTCAACTATGGGTACAAGAAAAAGGAAAGAATGACTTTTTTGGATCTGTTGAATACGATTTATCCGGCAATCTTTTAAGTCTTAGTAAGTTTGAGACACTCCCCCCTACAGAAAAACCGCTGCCTGAAAATAGGGCAAAAGAAAAAGCAGCAGTACTAGTAAAAGATTTGTATGAAAAAAACTGGGGGGATTATGCATTCTCTCATGTTGAGATGAAAACTTTTAAAGATGAGAAGGGAAACAAAGATTCAATCACTCGCGTTTACTTTAAACATCTCAATATTCCTAAAAAAGAATTAGAAATAGCTTTTAACGGTGATGGCTCAATCGTATCTGTTACCAACTTTGAAAAGAAGTAA
- a CDS encoding RNA polymerase sigma factor, with product MSSDQELVELVLQGNKQAYNQIVDRYKGKIYFFLYGMIGRPQDAQDLAQEVFIKAYFHIQSYKPDYSFSSIPYCN from the coding sequence ATGTCTAGCGATCAGGAGCTGGTTGAACTCGTTTTACAAGGAAATAAGCAGGCGTACAATCAGATTGTAGACCGATACAAAGGAAAGATTTACTTCTTTTTGTATGGAATGATAGGTCGACCACAAGATGCACAAGATTTAGCGCAAGAAGTATTTATTAAAGCATACTTCCACATACAAAGCTATAAACCTGATTACAGCTTTTCATCCATACCGTATTGCAACTAA
- a CDS encoding DUF4825 domain-containing protein: MLTWRFKIRNGKFTKPKNKSDTKSKSRDKKDTNKGIFQYKNSYIGGNSAVGNILNRLLSDDQLKQFSLEYRETSSSY; encoded by the coding sequence TTGCTGACATGGAGATTTAAAATTAGAAACGGGAAATTTACCAAGCCCAAAAATAAAAGTGATACGAAGTCGAAGTCGAGAGACAAAAAGGATACAAACAAGGGCATATTTCAATACAAGAATTCTTATATAGGCGGTAATAGTGCAGTTGGGAACATTCTAAATAGACTACTAAGTGATGATCAATTAAAACAATTTTCACTTGAATATCGTGAAACATCCAGCAGCTATTAG
- a CDS encoding dipeptidase, producing MEKKIDSLHERAFVIDAHFDLLMDVEIQRAKGRRKVIETDYLPGFKMGGINLIVASIFIESEFLPEMGLRKALAQIHSLYEEIDESPHHIMICKTYEDIWKAKQENKIGFLLSFEGIEPIGHDIRLLRIFYELGVRIVGLVWSRRNYAADGSHFTPVREGTKGGLTAFGIEVIEEAEKLGMFIDVSHLNDEGVADVLKTVKKPVIASHSNARALMPIMRNISDEQMQQIAATGGVIGINAASILVAESDEKSNLEHLINHLDHMVKVVGVNHVGIGLDLCDMVMKYVSPDNFGKFERIPFDVVKGHESFKEITQELIKRGYKDEEIEGILGNNFLRVYKEAFK from the coding sequence ATGGAAAAGAAAATCGATAGCCTGCATGAAAGGGCCTTTGTCATTGACGCTCATTTTGATCTTTTGATGGATGTAGAGATTCAGCGCGCAAAAGGCCGGAGAAAAGTCATTGAAACGGATTATCTGCCTGGCTTCAAAATGGGTGGGATAAATCTTATCGTTGCATCCATTTTTATTGAAAGTGAGTTTCTGCCAGAAATGGGGCTGCGCAAAGCGTTGGCCCAAATTCATTCATTGTATGAAGAAATCGATGAATCACCTCATCATATTATGATTTGCAAAACGTATGAAGATATATGGAAGGCAAAGCAAGAGAATAAAATTGGATTTCTTCTATCATTTGAGGGAATCGAACCTATTGGCCATGATATAAGACTACTAAGGATTTTTTATGAATTAGGTGTCAGGATTGTAGGACTTGTATGGAGCCGGCGAAACTATGCTGCGGACGGAAGTCACTTTACACCTGTTCGTGAAGGGACAAAAGGCGGCTTGACCGCTTTTGGAATCGAGGTTATTGAGGAAGCGGAAAAGCTTGGAATGTTCATTGATGTTAGCCACTTAAATGATGAGGGTGTAGCCGATGTATTAAAAACGGTCAAAAAGCCGGTGATTGCCTCCCATTCTAATGCACGAGCCTTAATGCCGATAATGAGAAACATTAGCGATGAACAAATGCAACAAATTGCTGCAACAGGCGGCGTTATCGGGATTAATGCCGCAAGCATTCTTGTCGCCGAAAGTGATGAAAAATCTAACCTAGAGCATTTAATCAATCATCTGGATCATATGGTTAAAGTAGTTGGAGTTAACCATGTTGGAATCGGCTTGGATCTATGCGACATGGTCATGAAATATGTCTCGCCTGATAATTTCGGAAAATTTGAACGAATTCCGTTTGATGTTGTCAAAGGTCATGAAAGCTTCAAGGAGATTACACAAGAGTTAATTAAACGCGGATACAAGGATGAAGAAATTGAAGGCATATTAGGTAATAACTTCTTACGTGTATATAAGGAGGCTTTTAAGTGA
- a CDS encoding endonuclease MutS2 yields the protein MNEKTLRRLEYDKIKETLKGYAISYMGKKHVEHMIPMTSGKILRKKLDETAEAKSLLQYGASVPIPSLEGIENILTLLGTGYVFSEKDFSHIHQFLTSCAQLMKYMAAKSDVAPRVSTYAASMYTMNKLKSEIEQSIHHGQVIDTASKDLMKVRKRISVMEERLKSKLDSLISKYRSILQENVISTRNGRYVIPIKKEYRKQVTGRVLDESASGQTVYMEPNEISNLQFEITALKAEEEQEVTKVLIRLSALAEESAHELQVNVETVGTYDFLFAKAKYALAIAASNVEINEEGIIELHEAKHPLLGKQMIPLNFQIGYKYKSLIITGPNTGGKTLTLKTVGLLTAMVQSGLLVPVQEGSKFSIFSNIAVDIGDGQSIEHALSTFSAHVHNVIDILKITDRSTLVLIDEMASGTDPGEGVGLSVAILEELHRRKATVVVTTHFNEIKNFAAVTPGFENARMEFDTETLQPLYRLRIGEAGQSYAFSIALKLGIPSEIIQRSREITTSGFSPDILQKNCTNETSESNSKNVSAQSESQLNEDKEVHEEPSDNRRASSETVKAFELGDCVYVSYLGRTGIVFQKEDSKGNVGVMIQKQKYKINKKRLVLQIESKDLYPEDYDLDIVFETKENRKKRKLMNRKYVEGLSIDTKREE from the coding sequence ATGAATGAAAAAACGTTACGGAGATTGGAATACGACAAAATTAAAGAGACGCTTAAAGGATATGCCATTTCGTACATGGGAAAAAAACATGTTGAACACATGATCCCTATGACATCTGGGAAAATTTTGCGAAAAAAACTAGACGAAACGGCTGAAGCCAAATCATTGCTTCAGTATGGCGCAAGTGTTCCCATTCCTTCGTTGGAAGGAATCGAAAATATTCTAACGCTTTTGGGAACGGGCTATGTGTTTAGCGAAAAAGACTTTTCTCATATTCATCAATTCCTGACTAGCTGCGCGCAATTAATGAAATACATGGCAGCCAAATCTGATGTCGCACCTCGTGTCAGCACATACGCGGCATCTATGTATACCATGAATAAATTGAAGTCGGAAATTGAGCAGAGTATCCACCATGGGCAAGTCATTGATACAGCAAGTAAGGATTTAATGAAGGTACGTAAACGTATTTCTGTTATGGAAGAACGCCTGAAAAGCAAGCTAGATTCTTTGATAAGCAAATATCGTTCTATCCTGCAAGAGAATGTAATCAGCACACGGAATGGACGCTACGTTATCCCTATCAAAAAAGAATATCGAAAGCAAGTAACGGGGAGGGTGCTGGATGAATCGGCAAGCGGTCAAACGGTATACATGGAACCAAATGAAATCAGTAACCTTCAATTTGAGATTACAGCACTAAAAGCGGAGGAAGAACAAGAAGTAACGAAAGTACTGATTCGATTATCAGCCCTAGCAGAAGAGTCTGCTCATGAGCTTCAGGTGAATGTAGAGACGGTGGGTACCTACGATTTTCTCTTTGCAAAAGCAAAATATGCGCTGGCAATCGCTGCTTCCAATGTAGAAATAAATGAGGAAGGGATCATCGAGCTCCACGAAGCTAAGCATCCTTTACTTGGCAAACAAATGATTCCTTTGAATTTCCAAATAGGATACAAGTATAAATCCCTCATTATCACGGGGCCAAACACAGGAGGAAAGACACTCACGTTAAAAACCGTCGGCCTATTAACTGCCATGGTACAGTCGGGTTTGCTGGTACCGGTGCAGGAAGGAAGCAAGTTTTCTATTTTTAGCAATATAGCCGTGGATATCGGCGATGGGCAAAGTATTGAACATGCTCTTAGCACATTTTCTGCTCATGTTCATAATGTCATTGACATTTTGAAAATCACTGACCGTTCAACACTAGTGCTAATCGATGAAATGGCTTCCGGTACGGATCCAGGGGAAGGCGTTGGCTTGTCTGTTGCCATTCTCGAAGAACTGCACAGGAGAAAGGCAACTGTAGTAGTGACTACACATTTCAATGAGATCAAAAATTTTGCCGCTGTCACACCTGGTTTTGAAAATGCTCGTATGGAATTCGATACTGAAACACTTCAACCTTTGTATCGCCTACGAATAGGAGAAGCGGGTCAGAGTTACGCTTTCTCGATTGCCCTAAAATTAGGTATTCCATCTGAGATTATTCAACGGTCTCGCGAAATTACCACGAGCGGTTTTTCTCCTGATATTCTGCAGAAAAATTGTACGAATGAAACAAGTGAGAGCAATAGTAAGAACGTAAGCGCACAATCAGAATCACAGCTAAATGAGGACAAAGAAGTTCATGAAGAACCATCCGACAATAGAAGAGCGTCTTCTGAGACTGTAAAAGCTTTTGAACTAGGGGATTGTGTATACGTTTCTTATTTAGGAAGAACCGGTATTGTTTTTCAAAAGGAGGACTCAAAAGGCAATGTCGGAGTAATGATTCAAAAACAGAAATACAAAATCAATAAAAAGAGACTTGTCTTACAAATTGAAAGCAAGGATTTGTATCCGGAAGATTACGATTTGGATATTGTTTTTGAAACAAAGGAGAACCGGAAAAAGCGAAAATTGATGAATCGTAAGTATGTAGAAGGCCTTTCTATTGATACAAAACGGGAGGAGTGA
- a CDS encoding DUF3189 family protein, with the protein MIYIYNDYGGTHTTALAAAYHLKKLPTDRKLTKEEILNVNYFNKLTSSDMGKIIFQGTDMDGNSVYTIGRKSSKLVVPALKNLSLLLQDKYKVHEKIIFSNTSPTVPFAMTIGGFLSRGLKIDFIGVPLLVFGAKQCCNDIIRLVEHTKQVGKSTNAKVIILENKEFK; encoded by the coding sequence GTGATTTATATATATAATGATTATGGTGGAACCCATACCACTGCCCTAGCAGCAGCATATCATTTAAAAAAATTGCCGACTGATCGAAAGCTGACTAAAGAAGAAATCTTGAATGTTAACTATTTCAATAAGTTGACCAGTTCTGACATGGGAAAGATTATTTTTCAAGGGACAGATATGGATGGAAATTCCGTCTATACAATTGGTCGAAAATCCTCCAAACTTGTTGTTCCAGCTTTAAAAAACTTAAGTTTATTATTACAAGATAAATATAAAGTTCATGAAAAAATAATTTTTTCTAACACATCACCAACTGTACCGTTTGCTATGACAATTGGAGGATTCCTTTCTAGAGGATTAAAAATCGATTTCATTGGTGTACCTTTATTAGTTTTTGGTGCCAAACAATGCTGTAACGATATTATTCGATTGGTTGAGCACACGAAACAAGTAGGAAAATCGACAAATGCAAAGGTGATTATATTAGAGAACAAAGAATTTAAGTAA
- a CDS encoding HD domain-containing protein, whose translation MSTLEKAIIIATKAHEGVIDKGGNPYILHPLRVMIKQTSEECRIVAVLHDVVEDTDISLTDLRNEGFSEDIILAVDALTRRSNESYMEFISRCKQDAMARLVKLADIEDNSDMSRIKNPTQRDYDRLQKYKKAKDELLS comes from the coding sequence ATGTCAACACTTGAAAAGGCCATTATCATAGCAACAAAAGCGCATGAGGGTGTAATCGATAAAGGTGGAAATCCTTATATACTACACCCACTGAGAGTAATGATCAAACAAACAAGCGAAGAATGTAGAATTGTTGCAGTACTACATGATGTTGTTGAAGATACAGATATATCTTTAACCGATTTAAGAAATGAGGGTTTTAGTGAAGATATAATTCTGGCAGTTGATGCATTAACAAGAAGAAGCAATGAATCCTATATGGAATTCATTAGCCGCTGCAAACAGGATGCTATGGCTCGTCTAGTTAAATTAGCAGACATTGAGGATAATAGTGACATGAGCAGAATTAAGAATCCAACACAAAGAGATTATGACCGGTTGCAAAAGTACAAAAAGGCGAAAGATGAACTGTTAAGTTAA
- a CDS encoding alpha/beta fold hydrolase gives MGYYVRVEPDVKIYVEDVNRGGRKPILFIHGWPANHKLFEYQFNILPAMGYRCIGVDIRGFGKSDKPWRDYSYDRLADDVRAVVDTLELQNFTLAGHSVGGAISVRYMARHKGYGVSKLALFGAAAPSLTQRPDFPYGLPKQDVNKLIQETYNDRPKMLEGFGDMFFFQHVTGPFSDWFFQLGLQAAGWSTAAVLASLRDESLFSDLGKINVPTLIFHGVHDKVCLFPLAVAQNKGIKNSMLVPFEYSGHGLMWEEHDKFNKQLAQFIG, from the coding sequence GTGGGATACTATGTTCGAGTAGAACCAGATGTAAAAATTTATGTAGAAGATGTTAACCGAGGAGGCCGAAAACCAATCTTATTTATACATGGTTGGCCAGCAAATCATAAATTGTTTGAATATCAGTTTAATATACTTCCCGCAATGGGGTATCGGTGTATCGGAGTGGATATCAGAGGGTTCGGTAAATCAGATAAGCCTTGGAGAGACTACTCGTACGATCGATTGGCAGACGATGTGCGAGCTGTGGTAGACACGCTTGAATTACAAAATTTCACACTCGCGGGACACTCTGTAGGAGGAGCGATCTCCGTTCGATACATGGCTCGTCATAAAGGATATGGGGTATCCAAGCTTGCTTTATTCGGCGCGGCAGCTCCTAGCCTAACTCAACGTCCTGATTTTCCATATGGATTACCTAAGCAGGATGTAAATAAACTCATTCAGGAAACGTATAATGATCGACCAAAAATGTTGGAGGGATTTGGTGACATGTTTTTCTTCCAGCATGTAACTGGGCCTTTCTCAGATTGGTTCTTTCAGTTGGGCTTACAGGCGGCAGGTTGGTCCACGGCGGCGGTTCTAGCCTCGCTTAGAGATGAAAGCTTGTTTTCTGATCTAGGAAAAATAAACGTTCCCACTTTAATTTTTCATGGTGTTCATGACAAAGTGTGTCTATTTCCACTTGCTGTAGCACAGAACAAAGGGATTAAAAATTCTATGCTTGTGCCGTTCGAATACAGTGGTCACGGATTAATGTGGGAAGAGCATGATAAATTTAATAAGCAATTGGCACAATTTATTGGATAA
- a CDS encoding DUF4179 domain-containing protein produces MKKLTIAAAGLTAAVSLGIFVSPTFASYVNSLFNDKGIKTAAENGFTQKLDMKAMDKGITIEVKEILADPLQIALIIDAKDKEGKKLTVDDLQEIECFLTDKSENKKFERTDYPATGWSFGPHDDYIIITREMNDLFNEQNPMPDDMFVHLNFHKIGNTEGKWQFKIPVDMKKASAATKLISINKEYTSLQGLSFNFKNIEFLPSATRITLETKQTKEWKEKTQKISKERGFRDDLNNLKEGDDFTPFYAAHALKSTGFAYQLLDEQGNVIVARDNVLRQIGIQKNENPISGLGAKELPDGSTKHFDLFLPIKDKKLLTLKLYAIYTNEVTDFQARLNLANLSKNPVTQKDTFGNTFTFKDFTLRERDEYRQGNRKDIIKVKDGVIKFEATLAKDIVDTDVWSAKDDTGKGYRAYPDYPGYWDDNKTVITKDENGLVHLSGEIYINKIGHQPKELTLSYHIVKKQHRDVDWKVDIPLGK; encoded by the coding sequence ATGAAAAAACTAACTATTGCTGCAGCAGGACTAACAGCGGCCGTTTCTTTAGGGATTTTTGTTTCTCCAACATTTGCAAGCTATGTAAACAGCTTGTTTAACGATAAAGGCATAAAAACTGCTGCTGAGAATGGCTTTACACAGAAGTTAGATATGAAAGCAATGGATAAAGGCATCACCATTGAAGTAAAGGAAATCCTTGCTGATCCCTTGCAAATTGCACTCATCATCGATGCCAAAGATAAGGAGGGAAAAAAACTAACTGTTGATGATTTACAAGAGATAGAATGCTTTCTTACCGACAAATCAGAAAACAAAAAGTTTGAAAGAACAGATTATCCAGCTACCGGATGGTCATTTGGACCACATGACGATTATATTATAATTACGCGGGAAATGAATGACCTTTTTAATGAACAAAATCCAATGCCTGACGATATGTTCGTTCACCTCAACTTCCATAAGATTGGTAATACTGAGGGGAAATGGCAATTTAAAATCCCGGTAGATATGAAGAAAGCAAGCGCAGCTACCAAGTTAATTTCCATTAATAAAGAATACACATCCTTGCAAGGGCTATCTTTTAATTTTAAAAATATCGAATTTCTCCCTAGTGCAACCCGCATAACACTCGAAACAAAGCAAACAAAAGAATGGAAGGAAAAAACACAAAAAATCTCCAAAGAAAGAGGGTTTCGTGATGATTTGAATAATTTGAAGGAAGGTGACGATTTTACGCCTTTCTATGCTGCCCATGCTTTAAAAAGTACCGGTTTTGCCTACCAGCTTCTTGATGAGCAGGGTAATGTTATTGTCGCTCGTGATAATGTGTTAAGACAAATAGGCATTCAGAAAAATGAAAATCCGATTAGTGGTTTAGGCGCAAAAGAATTACCTGATGGCAGTACGAAACATTTTGATTTGTTTCTCCCAATTAAGGACAAAAAACTGCTTACACTTAAACTATACGCTATCTACACGAACGAAGTGACGGACTTCCAAGCTAGGCTAAATTTAGCAAACCTTAGCAAGAATCCCGTCACCCAGAAGGATACCTTTGGAAATACATTCACCTTTAAGGATTTCACATTAAGAGAAAGGGACGAGTATAGACAAGGTAATCGTAAAGACATAATTAAAGTTAAAGATGGAGTGATTAAATTTGAGGCAACATTAGCCAAGGATATCGTAGATACCGATGTCTGGTCGGCAAAGGATGACACAGGAAAAGGATATCGTGCATATCCAGACTATCCGGGTTATTGGGATGATAATAAAACGGTAATTACGAAGGATGAAAATGGTCTTGTGCATTTGAGTGGAGAGATTTATATCAACAAGATAGGGCATCAGCCGAAGGAACTTACTTTGAGCTATCATATTGTAAAAAAACAGCACCGAGATGTTGACTGGAAAGTGGATATCCCTTTAGGTAAATAA
- a CDS encoding LysM peptidoglycan-binding domain-containing protein, with protein MKKWGYGIAKFLIPITISFFVYSVPALAKESQEMVGGSVEVERPPVMTKGIVSYKVKQGDSMSSIATAFKIPLKDLLTANPHIKNYNKLSIGQDVYLP; from the coding sequence ATGAAGAAGTGGGGTTATGGAATTGCCAAATTCCTTATTCCTATTACTATTTCTTTCTTTGTTTATTCCGTTCCTGCCTTAGCAAAAGAATCACAGGAGATGGTGGGCGGAAGCGTAGAGGTTGAGAGACCCCCTGTAATGACAAAAGGGATTGTTAGTTATAAAGTAAAACAAGGGGATAGTATGAGTTCGATTGCTACTGCTTTTAAAATTCCATTGAAAGATTTATTAACAGCTAATCCACACATAAAAAATTACAATAAACTTTCCATTGGTCAAGACGTGTATCTTCCCTAA
- a CDS encoding sigma-70 family RNA polymerase sigma factor: MEQSIISLIQQATKGDSTAYKELFLQYQAMIYRTAYIYVNNEQDALDIVQETAYRSLLNIHRLKNPEYFKSWLIKITINCAIDFLRKRKHTTTSFLNEWDMKEYDPDVALSVSLLELVQKSLDEKEKSVVLLKYYYDYTLPVIAEILDLPLNTVKTILYRALKRLRVNVMEGSLYGE; this comes from the coding sequence ATGGAGCAATCAATCATTTCGCTTATTCAACAAGCGACAAAAGGAGATTCAACTGCATATAAAGAGCTATTTCTGCAATATCAAGCGATGATTTATCGAACAGCTTACATATATGTCAATAATGAACAAGATGCACTAGATATTGTTCAAGAGACCGCCTATCGTTCACTTTTAAATATCCATCGTTTAAAAAATCCGGAATACTTCAAATCGTGGCTAATTAAAATAACGATTAATTGTGCAATTGATTTCCTACGTAAACGAAAACACACTACCACTTCATTTCTTAACGAATGGGATATGAAAGAATATGACCCTGATGTTGCACTTTCTGTTTCACTGTTAGAACTGGTTCAAAAATCGCTAGATGAAAAAGAAAAAAGTGTAGTTTTACTTAAATATTATTATGACTACACACTGCCCGTCATTGCTGAAATTCTTGATCTTCCGTTAAACACCGTTAAAACGATTCTGTATCGAGCCTTAAAACGATTACGAGTCAATGTAATGGAGGGTTCTTTGTATGGAGAATAA
- a CDS encoding TrmB family transcriptional regulator translates to MIDELRKIGLSDLEARCYLVLHEEPKISGYEVAKKVSVSRTNVYAALRSLTDKGMCRVIESEPVLYDAVPIEQLVRLLQSEFEQTTRSLLEQLHSPPRTSPSFYSWQGDKAIETAIRRLVSNADKSIVVDIWSEDVHWVEGPLVEAEKRGLAITLISIGECHTCLKNVLVHKRSDEWKNVGARKFSILCDTRSALLGSFGKELKPTVLETDHPSLIELLQNAFYHDVIMEQIERDFSKELADKYGNHYERIIDSYRKYL, encoded by the coding sequence AAGCAAGATGTTACTTGGTGCTTCATGAGGAGCCAAAGATATCTGGATATGAGGTGGCCAAAAAAGTCTCTGTTTCCCGAACAAATGTATACGCAGCACTTCGTTCATTAACGGACAAAGGCATGTGCCGAGTGATAGAATCAGAACCTGTTCTCTACGATGCCGTACCGATTGAACAGCTTGTTCGATTGTTACAATCAGAATTTGAACAAACAACCCGCTCGCTTCTGGAGCAACTGCACTCGCCCCCTCGGACATCTCCATCATTCTATAGCTGGCAAGGTGACAAAGCGATTGAGACAGCCATTCGGCGTTTGGTCTCGAATGCAGACAAGAGCATTGTGGTCGATATTTGGTCTGAAGATGTTCACTGGGTGGAAGGACCGCTGGTGGAAGCGGAGAAACGCGGCCTTGCTATCACACTGATTTCGATCGGTGAATGCCATACATGTCTGAAGAATGTTCTGGTGCACAAAAGGAGCGATGAGTGGAAGAATGTTGGTGCCAGAAAATTTTCTATTCTCTGCGACACCCGTTCTGCCCTGCTTGGCAGCTTTGGTAAAGAGCTCAAACCTACAGTATTAGAAACCGATCATCCTTCCCTTATTGAACTATTGCAAAATGCGTTTTATCACGACGTCATTATGGAACAGATTGAGCGGGATTTTAGCAAAGAACTGGCGGATAAGTACGGAAATCATTATGAACGCATTATTGACTCTTATCGGAAATACTTGTGA